The genomic interval GATGGTGGAGTATAGGAGGTGAACATATCTGAGGACAGATGGTTCTTCCGTAGCATTGGTGGCAGAATCACAGAGAGTAGATTCAAATGTGTCCTGAAAGCAAATTGGTTGTCCCATTTCTTGAGTCAAATTTGTATTTTGGCGGCCTCACTGGGAGAGATCAAAGTCTTTCCAGAATTGAATGGAATCAGATAGATCTGTGAGGCCTAAATAGCCCccaccacaaaaaacaaataacagttCAGGAATTTGTTAGTGGTCCAGGCGTGGTGGAGGAAATAATTAGCTCATGAATTGATTTGGAAGTTGAAACTTCAAGTTGAAAATCAGCAACCTTGCTTTTAACAGGTGGGCTCACAGCAGgtgggctggcagcagctgggctgacagcagtagcagcagcaggcAGGGCGGCAGCAGGACTGTCCACAGTAGGACGGGCGGCAGCAGGAGGCCTGGGCGTGGTGCAgctggcagcaggtggggggTATGCAGCTCACCACACAGCAGGGGGGCAGGCAGGTGTCCTCCACGCGGCAGTCAGGGCGGCACCACCTGACGCGGCAGCTCACGGCTCCGCAGCCACCCTCCTGGCCGCCACCAGTGCCACAGCCGGTCCCGCAGCAGCTGTTctggcagcagctgggctggcagcagctggtctggcagcagctgggctggcagcagctgggctggcagcagctgggctggcagcagttgggctggcagcagctggagccacagtTCCCGCTGGTGGAGCAGGTGGGAAATCCACAGAAGCTAGTGGAGCAGCAGGCCATGGTGTCAGGAGCTGGGCTGAGAGTTGGGTTGCTAAGagaagttttttgtgttttgctggTCACTTCCACGTTGGGCCTTTTATAGGCCTTGGCCAGCTATTATTTACATAATTCTCAAAATGCCTTCCTTGTTTGTATATAAATAATCTGTCTCTGAATAATAATTGCCCTATTCCCAAGTTATTTGTTCAACCTCTGAAAGcctttaaaagttcattttattgGTCTTCAGTTAGGATTCTTTACCACAGTCAGGTAGTCATTGGCGTTCATTGGGTACATAACCCATAATCCCccatatttgttaaaatttgctCATTGCCCTAAGAATAATTGATGCCTCACCTTTACAGAGTGTCAGTATTACTCATTGGTGACCCTGATAATGGAGCTCTTGGGTCTCACATGACAGTTTAATTCCCAGCAACATGTCTCCAGGGTCAACTGCTGCCCCTTTATCTTTCTCATCTTCAATTTGACTGTGAAGCAAAGTGATCCAGCTGGCCAGAAAGGGGTGCTTTTTGGGGGGCTGAGAAGTGTGGGTGAATTGTTACTGATCACAGATTCTGGAGCACGTATGTGCCCAAGTGGTTCTGACTACTTTGCAcgtatcatttcatttaatttttactgcAATCCTATGGACTCCGCCTATACATCTCCCATCGTCTATGTCAGGAAATTGAGCCTCAAGCAGATTTATATCTGTTGCTCAGGTTCACACCAACAAGTGGTGAATCTGAAATTCGAACCTATGCCATCTGACTCCAAACTAAACTCTTCAACCACTACAGTCAATACCCTGTTTTCCATGTCAGCAATTGTTCCAGAGAAACTCAAAGGGTAAAGGAAAGATGTAAAAATTTGCCCACTCTTAACTGTTTTTCAACTCAAGGGAAGAAATGCAGAGCTTAGGGTGAATAATAACACTATTAGaaacttctctgaaaaaaatttttttgactacATAACAAGCTTCAAGAAAATTTTGTGTGCTAAAATGGTTGACCTCCTTGACTTGTGACTTCATTCAGTCTTTGATATTAGGATGTCCTATAGATCTAAGTGTCCTTAACTGCATAAAAATCACACTCAGTATATTAACACTGGAACATGTGACATACCATAGTACATTAGATCAGCATGCAGTTTACTGTAGATATTAGCAAACTATAAAATAGTTTGAATGAGGCAGCAGATGAGGTTGAAGATGAAGGTTTTGTACAGGTACAATGAAAGGTGACCTGGCCTTCATTGAGTATGGACTCTGTTACAGGCAAATGGATGTTAAAATGCCACTTACATAGTTTGAACCAGAATACCAGGTGTTAGTTTCTGCTTCTTCAGGAATGACAGTTTTGAGTTTAGACCATAATTCTTCCCAAATCAGAATGAAGGCATTTACAAATCCCACATCAAATTTGAATTCAAAGGTATGTGATTTTTTTGCTTCCTCTCCTTAAGCAAGTCTACATCATGGATTCTTCGATTAGCTAATTTTCCCACTGTGGATGTTTGGAGTATGTAGATTTGTCCCTATTATAATCTCAGGAGCTATTTAATTCATATCTAAATTCAGTATCTTTGATACTAAAAGCATTTATCTCCCCTTGCAAAAAATTCAGATATTTGAGG from Panthera leo isolate Ple1 chromosome E1, P.leo_Ple1_pat1.1, whole genome shotgun sequence carries:
- the LOC122207092 gene encoding keratin-associated protein 9-3-like produces the protein MACCSTSFCGFPTCSTSGNCGSSCCQPNCCQPSCCQPSCCQPSCCQTSCCQPSCCQNSCCGTGCGTGGGQEGGCGAVSCRVRWCRPDCRVEDTCLPPCCVVSCIPPTCCQLHHAQASCCRPSYCGQSCCRPACCCYCCQPSCCQPTCCEPTC